A genomic segment from Coccinella septempunctata chromosome 3, icCocSept1.1, whole genome shotgun sequence encodes:
- the LOC123310234 gene encoding MFS-type transporter clz9-like gives MPRLPKKRLGSRPYANYTSEKLEECLQEIRSGRMSQRNAAATYRIPRSTIKNKLKGKHSKNIGRSRVFSDAEEAAFEQHLIKLADFGFPVVAMDFRMAAKAYLDKKGSRISLFKENLPGYEWTKSYLMRHKKLALRISSNIKRVRAEVSEAELNDYMENLGVAVENIPPSRIWNYDETNLSDDPGNKKVICKRGAKYVEKICNFSKSATSVMFCGNAEGKCLAPYVVYKAEHLWNTWTENGPQKCRYNRSKSGWFDGTTFEDWFEYHFLPEVKNEDGPVILIGDNLSSHISARVLQLCEQNNIRFVCLPPNTTHLTQPLDVAFFAPLKRAWRNILTKWKESKSGSRFSTIPKDYFPTLLKELIRNLEMDKSQNLISGFRKCGIYPLNKQMLLDRLPKNLTEENKDMMSSAFLEQIEAKRAEYLGIENRTKQRRKKLQVPAGKSISSSDLISPETMPKSSKQISAKRKRDLSSSSSESSLNEIDLESDNLSESFSDMLEDENNEVIQNPEIERPGHANLNIGDFVLVTFNANQYPGKIIKISEEGPTVDCMEKGIKFWRWPEKNDTFLYSWENVIMKINEPKMVSKRNQYKVPEIDNFVEK, from the coding sequence ATGCCTCGACTCCCAAAAAAACGCCTTGGGTCAAGACCCTATGCAAATTATACGTCTGAAAAACTTGAAGAATGCTTACAAGAAATTAGATCAGGTCGGATGTCGCAACGAAATGCTGCCGCAACTTATAGGATTCCTAGATCTAcaatcaaaaataaattgaagggCAAACACTCAAAAAATATTGGCCGATCTCGAGTGTTTTCAGATGCGGAAGAAGCTGCTTTTGAACAACATCTTATCAAGTTGGCAGATTTCGGTTTTCCTGTAGTTGCAATGGATTTTCGGATGGCTGCTAAAGCTTACTTAGACAAAAAAGGATCCCGTATTTCATTATTCAAAGAGAATCTGCCTGGTTATGAGTGGACAAAATCTTACTTGATGCGTCATAAAAAATTAGCCCTGCGAATTAGTTCCAATATCAAGAGAGTTCGAGCAGAAGTTTCTGAAGCTGAATTGAATGACTATATGGAAAACTTAGGAGTCGCTGTGGAAAACATTCCACCCTCTCGAATATGGAATTACGATGAGACCAACTTAAGTGACGACCCAGGAAATAAAAAAGTCATTTGTAAAAGAGGAGCTAAgtatgttgaaaaaatatgcAATTTTAGCAAAAGTGCCACTTCTGTTATGTTTTGTGGCAATGCAGAAGGAAAATGCCTTGCTCCTTATGTTGTATACAAAGCCGAGCATCTCTGGAATACTTGGACAGAAAATGGCCCCCAAAAATGTCGCTACAACCGCTCCAAGAGTGGGTGGTTTGACGGAACTACATTTGAAGATTGGTTTGAATATCATTTTCTTCCGGAAGTGAAAAACGAAGATGGACCTGTTATTTTAATAGGTGACAACCTCTCGTCGCATATCAGTGCTAGGGTTCTTCAACTATGTGAGCAGAATAATATAAGATTCGTATGTTTACCGCCAAATACAACCCACCTCACCCAACCATTGGATGTGGCATTTTTTGCTCCGTTAAAAAGAGCTTGGCGAAATATTCTAACCAAGTGGAAAGAGTCAAAAAGTGGTTCCAGATTTTCAACCATTCCCAAAGATTATTTTCCAACCTTACTTAAAGAACTTATTCGAAATCTAGAAATGGATAAAAGCCAGAATCTTATTTCTGGTTTCAGAAAATGTGGGATTTATCCTTTAAATAAGCAAATGTTACTGGATCGCCTACCAAAAAACTTGACTGAAGAGAATAAAGATATGATGAGTTCAGCTTTCTTAGAACAAATAGAGGCAAAACGTGCAGAATATTTGGGAATTGAGAATAGGACCAAgcagagaagaaaaaaattgcagGTTCCTGCTGGGAAAAGCATAAGTTCCAGTGACCTGATAAGTCCAGAGACCATGCctaaatcttcaaaacaaatatctgCTAAGCGAAAACGAGATTTGTCCTCAAGCTCTTCTGAGAGCTCCTTAAATGAGATTGATTTAGAATCTGATAATCTAAGCGAATCATTTTCTGATATGCTTGAAGACGAGAATAATGAGGTTATTCAAAATCCTGAAATTGAGAGACCAGGTCATGCGAATTTAAACATAGGCGATTTCGTGTTGGTAACGTTTAATGCCAACCAATATCCTGGAAAAATCATCAAGATTTCAGAAGAAGGACCCACAGTAGACTGTATGGAAAAAGGGATTAAATTTTGGAGGTGGCCAGAAAAAAATGACACATTTTTGTACAGTTGGGAGAATGTCATTATGAAAATTAATGAGCCAAAAATGGTGTCTAAGAGAAATCAGTACAAAGTTCCAGAAATTGacaattttgttgaaaaatag